A window of Gambusia affinis linkage group LG03, SWU_Gaff_1.0, whole genome shotgun sequence genomic DNA:
ctgatcTTGTTATCTAGTTGTAGTGTCGGCGGTTAGTAGCAAAGCACATCACTTTTTGCATTATATATCACGCGGACATTTAAAATTTAGCGCATTATATTTCCAGCTTAGCAGCTAAGACCAATGCTAGTCATTGTTAGCGAGCAGCTTGTTGCTCTCCACTGGGAAATGAGGGAGGGATCTCCATGTCATGAACTTCTCTGGCTTTGACAgtgttttgtgtctgttttctaCTCAGGGATAACGATTTCGACTACATGGAGTTCCGGCTGTGGATCGGCTTGTGGTCGGCGTTCTTCTGCCTGGTGCTTGTTGCCACTGACGCCAGCTTCCTGGTGAAGTACTTCACCCGCTTCACGGAGGAGGGCTTCTCCTGTCTGATCAGCTTCATCTTTATCTACGATGCCTTCAAGAAGATGATCAAGTTAGCTCACCACTACCCCATCAACTCAGTGTACAGCATGGAAAACATCACGCAGTACGGATGTCTCTGCATGGGCCCCACGCTCTTAGGTGAGCCGTGCGTTTCATCTTAAGACTTCACATCAGACGAATTTCACTCACAGGAAATTAACTCTCTGGaataagaaaacagattttaggcCTTTTTGGtgctttaaaatttattttaaaatgaaaataaagttgtccCTCCTCCCCCACCgtcttcaaattaaacaaacttgGTTTCAATTGATGttgcacaaacatttaacaataCTATAGACTATAAACAtcttatataattttatatacatattttatgttagtAGAAGTTAACATAAGATATTATATCTTAtataatatttatgttaaataatgtaattattttatgaattataatagcaaattataataataatgattttaaaaatatatatgttaataaaatatttattaatatttcaaaaatattaataaatatttccaaaggtcatcaaaggtcagcCAGCCACCacaaatttacaaaatcaaacaaaatatagtGCCATTCAATTGTGTTACGTTTgaacagcaaaatgttttgtgtgtgcaATTTGTTGTTCgtgtttttaaacatctttagtAAAAATTTACCAAGATGATTTATCAAAATTCTTATGatgatcttttttttgtaataaatagtGAACAATATGATAAACACCCATTCCTTCTTTCCAGGTGCCTAAACCTGTGATTAGTGAATAGATTAGGAAAGTAAAACACACAGATTAGTTgctatttaacatttttatagaaataaaaacaactttttgtcaTGTGTTTGGCAGAAAATGAGACGGAGCTGCTTGACGATCCTTTAGAAGACGCTTCAGTGTGGTACATGAACTACACAGGCCTGGTGAGTTCATCTTGTATTTAAATCCACATTCTtggaaaaaagttaaacattgaATGAAATTACTAGACAATGTTTGACgataaacttcagtttttctgtctaaacattttccagaagCACTGTTCAACCTGATTGACTTTATCCAGTGTTTAATTCTTATAATTAGGTGAAAATTAAGCCTGGTGATTGAGTGTGAGTGGCATAATTACAGTGTTTCATTTGTTGTGTTCAGCCACCAAACCGCTCCTGGTCGAGCCTCACCAAGTCAGAGTGTTTAATGTACAAAGGAGAGCTGGTGGGAGAGTCGTGCGGCTACGTCCCAGACATCACCCTCATGTCCTTCATCCTCTTCTTCGGTACCTACACCACCTCCATGTGTCTTAAGAAGTTCAAAACAAGCCCCTTTTTCCCCACCACTGTGAGTACTGCCACATCAACCTTTGTTAAATTGGGATATTGTGGTCACTATATCATACTAAGAATAACTTTAATGtagcaagaaacaaaaacaaaacagggtgGGCATGTCAGTGTTCCTGTGGCGCCCACAGAAAATCTTCACATGCGTTGCCAGACGAGGCCAAAAGAGAAGATTATTGTGGGacaactaaattaaaaacaaagaaaaaggaaggaaaaaatatacaaaacaggttttatagagacagaagcccaatttcaaggtgttaaactAGGAAgtcaaagtcatatttgatatatatgaaatttttataactaaagttaacatagttacttgattttaCTATGCAATGGCAccatgtggctggaaaacacagcaTTGCCCCTTTAACAGAGCATCTTTTCCTCCCAACCAGGTGAGGAAACTCATCAGTGACTTCGCCATCATCCTGGCCATCCTTATCTTTTGTGGAGTTGATATTTTCGTGGGAGTTGACACTCCTAAACTTATTGTGCCAACCGAATTTAAGGTGAGCtcctgcttttattattattattattattattattattattattattattattattattattattattattattattattattattattatttaaagtggTCCACGATTTGTTGAACATGTTggcctaaaaaaaaatctgtaaaacaacATGGTGGATcctttgatttttctctctcgGCAGCCAACAAGCTCGAAGCGGGGCTGGTTTGTGCCCCCGTTTGGAGGAAACCCCTGGTGGGTTTACCTGGTCTCCGCCCTGCCTGCTCTCCTCGTCACCATCCTGATCTTCATGGACCAACAGATCACAGCTGTGATTGTCAACAGGAAGGAGCACAAGCTAAAGGTGACATCACAAACCGTCCTTACAGAAAGTGTCAAGCTTCTGTTGAGATTGTTTCCAACAACAAGCAAATCCAGGCTAAATTCACCCTGTAGGTGAAAATGGTTCTCAGGGACGTGAGAGATGTTTCATATGAGTGACGGCACCTTTCTCAGGTCCAAATGTAACTGCTTTTAAATAGAAGTTGagtcaatatttatttctgttttatatttagatttaatatttatgggtacaaacacaagaacaaaattatttttagtcttttctAGAAGTACCAGCATGTTTGTGCTGGCCTGTTTCATTAgttttcacagcaaaaacacaaaacctagagcaaatatcttagtacatttgaaataagacaaaattaatttacaagtaacatttcagcaagaaacgtgctttttttttttaaagccaatatttcattaatattgatttaaaaaaataattgacagattatttcacttataacatgggaaaatgtcttgttataagtgaattaatctgccaATTGAATAAGTACAGAttgaaaatctttaaaagtcCAAAATGATTAAGGCCGCAGATTATTGCCTGTTGCTGAATTGATCACGAAGGCCTTTAGCATGAATTTAGGTCCGTGTCCGTCTGCAGCTGCACCGGCCGTGTCCGAGCGTGTTCTCGACCTTTGACCCTGTTTATTGTCTGGAACAGAAAGGGGCAGGTTACCATCTGGATCTGTTCTGGGTGGCGGTTCTGATGGTGGTTTGCTCCTTCATGGGCCTGCCGTGGTATGTGGCCGCCACCGTCATCTCCATCGCCCACATCGACAGTCTGAAGATGGAAACGGAAACGTCGGCGCCGGGAGAGCAGCCCAAGTTCCTGGGAGTGAGGTGAGAACCAACGGAGCCGCCAAAACAAAAGTACAGCCATCTGTAAAGGTACACAGTGATTTGGGGTTCCTTTTTCAAAGTCAGATTTTCActgattattatttcatttataaatatcaCAGTTTCAAACTTCACATACAATTagcaagcaaaaatatttagcttataCACTTAATATTTAGCTCCAGTTTAAGCTGAAAATTTCGTTATCAAGCCAAAAACATAGCTAGATATTTAATAACAAGTTAAGTTAGCAGGGTAGATATTTAGctctaagctaaatatttagtgaacaaggtaaatatttagttagtaagctagatatttagttttagactaaatatttagttagttaaatatttagctgcaatagaatagaatatactttacTGATCCTCAAGCAGAAATCGCTTATTTGTTCACAATCTACTCcattcaaatgttaaatattagtaaatacaaaaataacattaagtggtgtaaaagttataaaaaatgtaaatagcaagttaaatatttagtttgtaagctaaatatttatcttgaaaCTGtgtaataaatgaatgaataacaggGTGAGAATATGAacctcatttttttcctctcctgatataaaataaagtttggtCTCTTCTGACTTGAGCTTCTCGTTCTGCTTGTTGTCCCTCTTGTTTGGCTTCTGATCGCGATTCaacttttaaattcaaagtaTGCATCGGTGATTTAAAGCCCGGGTCACAGCATCATTCACCCAGAGTGTTTAGGAGAAATTTGTCTTCTCAGTCTGatctgttttgaaatgtcagGTCAAACCAAATGGACACTTTAGAGAAAATTATTGTTGGATTTTGAAACCTGGTTGATCATGAGCACCACACATTCATCTTCTCAATTAAACAGACTGAACAAGAACAATTTTATTCTTCCTCCCTTGgatgatttagatttttaaaacatgaatttgcTGTGGATTTGTGTGGTTTTGTCTTCAGTGGCTACGCTAACACGTTTCTTCCTGTGTTTGgatggtttgtgttttgttttcatatctgTACTCCGTCCTCCTCGCCCCCCTGCTGTGGCAGCTGAGCTAATAAACTGCTGTGCAGCGTCACACTGAAACATCCAAATCGGCTTTGAACTCTACAAACAACGTTTGCTTTTCCAAATATAATGTTCTTGAAATGTATCTCGCGTTACCATTTCTGTTACTGTcagacttttattgttattgaggAAAATGAGTCCAGTTATTGAGGTTTTAAAGCTTTTAGCTTTGCAACGTTTCTTTCCTGTCCTGTTTTGCAGAGAGCAGAGGGTCACCGGAGTGGTTGTGTTCCTCCTGACAGGACTGTCTGTGTTCATGTCTCCAATTTTAAAGGTAATCTACCAAATATTTTGCAGCAGTAACACTTGCTTTGGTAGAGTTttctcttaaaggggcagttttaTGTCAAACCATCtgatttttagctttacatcatatttttatgttatttcatagatggagtgttgctttgatttttttcatgcgtgtttgagaaatcctttaatctccatagcaaccactcagctgtgcaaaacgccttgttggacctagccccgccttcagtAAGAGctggagcttttaaagagacaggaacccaatttcaagatattatattattcatatttgatgtttatatcatttttataacagctgaaaGCATCATAGTTGtatgattgtgctataaaatggttacatgtgtctggaaaacacataatgctgcccctttaactGAGAAATGTTTaggtgatgacttcctggaggtggAGTTGGaaattcttaaagagacagaggcccagttTCAGTGTGTTAAACTGCACAGTCAGagaatttttataataactgaaagTAACATGGTTACTtatttgtgctataaaataattttatgtgcCAGGAAAATACATATCAGAGGCCCTTTAAAGCCATTTCTACTGcatatttatgcacattttgctTATGCACATCCAGTTTATCCCCATGCCGGTCCTGTATGGAGTCTTCTTGTACATGGGAGTTGCTTCTCTTAATGGAGTTCAGgtaaatttctttaattttatcaacCACCTGTGTATCTTCTGATTGGTGTGACACTCGGgcctgtatttgttttgactCTTGCTTAGTTTATGGATcggctgaagctgctgctgatgccGGCCAAGCATCAGCCGGACCTGGTTTACCTGAGGCACGTTCCCCTCAGGAAAGTCCACCTCTTCACCTTCATCCAGATCCTCTGCTTGGCTCTGCTCTGGATCCTCAAGTCCACCGTTGCGGCCATCATTTTCCCCGTCATGGTAAAGGAAAACCTGCTAACACTCGATCCACAGAACGTTTCACCATTATAGACGGACcaaaaaagattcaaaaacaCCAGATCAGTAATGATTTAggtttttaattagttattttgGTAATAGATGCTTTAGTAAAACTGTACCAGCTAGGGATGCAACTAGTGATTagtttagtaatcaattatacTATTCTGACAGTCGGATTAAAAATTGTCATATTCTGCTGATTTCTGACTTAACCACTTAAATACATCAAAAGATGCAAATGGACAATTAATTCCTTTTTagataagaaaattaaaattgtattgCCTAAAAGGCAATAATACatcattcctttagtgaacgtTTGATCATCTGCAGTTACCATCAATAGGTGGAAAGGTCAGTCCtttctgctgattatttttccaattaaccaattaatagtTGAAtaggagatttaaaaaaaaaatttttttttttacaaaatttgaaccaggtgaagctaacaATGCTACTTAAGGAGTTTTAAGCAGAAGATATTCACAGATAAAGAAGGTTTTTgatcttaaatgaaaaatgtaaaaatattttgtacatttttggctCTGAGTATTTAATTCTGTCAGAAAATggcatttttttcagtgtgcaCACTCCAGTttgcaattaatcaattactgaattagttgaAAATTATTCCAGTagtcgattaatcatgattaatctgattaatcatttcagtcttACTGCTCTGAGTTTGATATTATTTCTGCAACTTGACTCTTTTTGAGTCTGTACACTCCAGTTAGCGATTAATCAGAATTAGTTggcaattatttcagtaatcgattaatcacgattgaTTTGATTAGTCAGATCGTTTCAGTCCCAGCCTCCTGTAACTCGTGTTTCCGTCGTTTCCAGATTCTTGCTCTGGTTGCTGTCAGGAAAGCCATGGACTACATGATCTCCCAGCACGACCTGAGCTTCCTGGACGACGTCATTCCagagaaagacaagaagaagaaggaggatgagaagaagaaatgtgGCAGCCTGGACAGTGATGGTGAAGATGTAAGAGTTTAGCTTCAGgatgtaaaacagtttttttgttgttttttttttcactatttctgtttctgtggagCTCAGATTCTGGATTCCTCCCTCTGCAGGACAGAGAGTTTGACGACGGCGTATTAgggaataaagagaaaataaaaaaattaattaaaagagaaatgtcaaaatgttgcaaaagaaaaaaaagttgtatgaGGAAAAACCACGAgaacaaaattataactttattacgataaagttgtaataatacaagaaatGATTTTGTAATAATAAGCGAATAAAGTCACGATAATAtgagaaaaaggtcaaaatggTCAAATGATAAACTCATATACAAGAGTAAAGTCACAATATTAGTAGAATGAGataattttatgacttaaaatagtgattttatgataaataaatccttaaaatgaggaatgttgagcatcttgtgaagctTTGGTATCAGTTTTGCAATCAGGAAGTGATTtatcttttaacacatcaggTTATTATCAGAAGCAGGACTGAAACAATTTGCAAACGcttctgttttaaagaaagaaccAAACTGGCTGGACGAGCTGACCATGTCAGATCCTGATAACTCTTTCCAGCCAGTTCCTGTCTCAGGATGTGTTTCCTCTCTCCAACAGTGTGACTATCCTTACAATGAGAATGTTCCCAATATTAAAATTCCCATGGATATCATGGAGAAGGAGCCCTTCTTAGGCGATAAGGCCTGTGATAGTGAGTAAGCCGCCACCGcctggaggggaaaataaatcttcctcctcctgactGTCTCTGCTTCATAACGATGACCCGTCTTTACACAGACGTTGGGTTTTTcactcttttattttactttttttattttctgcattcgTCTTGTCTCTGAAAAATGCATGAAATCTACTCACCTCTTCAAATTATGACGCCTtaatcttttttccccccatcttctaatttaatttctggCTCTAATGTTCTTCTAATGGCCTCTGCTGTTAGACGACTCTGATCATAAATCGACCTGCAGGTTTGAAACTAACAACTAACATTTTGCCTCTTTTCTCCTCTCCGGCTGAAAGCATTTGTAATTGTTGCATGCTTGCCCTGGAATGAAAACCTGCAAAATCCTTCAAGCTGAGTGAAAGAACAGTTCATTTTGAATCATTCCTTATTaaagcagctgttttcttttcctcaggaGAGAAGCCCCTCTCATTCCTTGATCGACACACATCGTGCTGAGCAGCTCCGCTTCTACCAGGACAGCTACTTATCCAGGTGAGACGGGAAGAACAGAGTGAGAAAGGAAAAGATGagctgagaaacaaaaagaaactcagcTGCAGCTGACTCCGTTTTGACTTGGTGGCGGTGATGTTTGTAAAAGGTCATGGGACAGCTAACGTACAATTACTGGTCTGATCTTTAAAGGTCAGATCGGCGGATTAGCTAACCCAGGGCTAAGTGAATTTTTCAACAAGAAGCAGGTCGACAGGCGCCAAGCCTGGGACTGTCTGTAGACGGCAGTGAacttctgcagcttctcctgcaGAGTGTCTGTCCTCTGCAGAGGCATCTGGGCTGCGGATGAGAACCAATCCGGTTTTTACTTTGTTGTCCAAATCTGactaatgtttgattttttttttgtccaaatcCAATCTATATCTAACTTTTTCTGTTCAGATATAATCTATtcctgactttttttgttttggttcaaatCCAACCTACTTCTGACTTTTTGGTGCAGATGTGACCCATATCTGACTTTTCCTCAGCAAAATGTGACCTATAGacaatttgttgtgtttaaatgtgtccTGTATCATTTTTTCTCCATATGCAACCTACATCTGATCTTTTTTCCCctaaatgcaacttttttttttattcagaattgaCCTACATCTAACTTCTTTGTGACCCATATCCGACTTTTTGTCCACATGTCGACCATTTTCTACGGTTTTTGTCCATAAGACAcagaaaattgacttttttttgtttaattttgaccTACTGTATagctgactttttaaaattcaaaatctgCTTATATCTGACTTTTTCGTCCATATGGGCATATTTTCTGCAGGGTTTCTGCTCGTCACCAACTATTATCTGAAAGTTAAATGGATTTCTGAAAATTAGAGAACAAAACCTTTGACCTTCTTTGGTCATTTCCGTCATGATGTACTTTGTATGAAATTTGTATTGTATAATCCTGTTGGTTGAATCTGAAGCCAAATTGCTTCTAACTCTGACGACTCGaggtacagaaaaaaattatataaatataattacagaTCAGGGTTGAAAATCCGAAAGTAAGACTTGCATCCAAAAAGTTACTGTTTCTAGATTTTAGGTTATTTCCTCGTTTtgcctctttctttttgtttgtcttttttttttttttaacgagGAAGTTAAATCGCATATGAAATAttcttctgatttattttctgttgcgGATGAAGATTGTGAAACAAACTTCAGAGGTTTTCACTGATCTTTTCTTGGCTTTATGTTCTGTGATAATTATTTGTTGGTGTAATCATGAACTCTTTTTGGCAAAGACTCGTCTGGCGCCTGAAAAATTCTGAATTGTTgattaaatatgaattatttgtttagatTAAAGCTAGAATATGtgacttttgtaaaaatgttttcatatattTGTTAGAATTGTCACTTTAACAGAAAAGGcttaatttgaaatattcagGGAAAAGCCATCAGAAAATGAACATGGCAACAAAATTTCTGCAAAGTTGCATATGGATAAATATATTCCTACCgcattatttctaaaaaaatgacatcaaacCAGCCGTCCATCACTGTAGGGGACGGATTCACTTTGCAGCCATTGGCAGCCGAAGTTtggaagaaaacactgaaactttgttgtaaagaaataaaacagaaaacagtgcTGCTAAAGCTAATTCTACTGTTCATggggtgtacttagtttttcctcagtttttctgttttctttaacaaacaATGACAGCATGGAATctgttgtttgtattttgtacTCAAAGATAGATCTAAATAATTTTACCGACTGGTGAAGACCAGGtcactttatttctcttttactAAATTAAATCATAGAATTAAATGTgatcaattatttattattctgtttattctttatttttttattcagaatgaGCCGTTTTAGGGCATTTTGTCAccttaaatccaaataaactgctgctggccacgccccctcaaGTCTTCATTTTCACTGGCTGTAAACTGATGCGGAATTATagaaccgtacatctttgaaaagcattagtagatcCTCATGCACAACCAAAAGGAATGCAGCATGTGGTTTCTGAATTGTGAGTCAACACCAAAACATGTCTTTTCCACCAGCCGttgtacagcggtaaaaccagctgaccagatGTTCTAGAATTATGCTGGGGTAGCTAGGAAACgagcggaactctgctggggttgctaggtaacagtgcatTGCCTGCTGATGATGTTACATTCAGAAGGTCTCATTTTCCagtcaccaaaaaacattaatttactgccaaaaaaaaagtctcgGTGGGGTTTTTTAGACCAAAATGGAAGAATAGAAACgttcaaaatatgaattttgcattATAGGTCCCATTTAAGAGTGTATTTTTCGATTACCGTCAGAAGAATTCAgacagtttcaggttttttcgTTTGTATCCTGACAGCTGGGGTTTGTGTTTCAGCCCGGAGATGACCCCACTGAAGTCAGTGCCTCAGATCAGGATAGACATGGAGCCGGAAGACGAAGACACGTTTTACTGGAGGGGCCGGGGATCCGAAACGTCGCTGTAGACCACCAACCTGCAGCTTCCTGTCAAATTAATCTTAActtctttttgcttcttttatgaTTTTAAGAGGTTTGTTTTGAATTGCTGGGACTGAAAAAGGGATCATTTTTAAGTGCATCTGTCTTCACAGTCATGTTGGTATTTCTCTCACACCTTCAGTCTCACTTGTTGATTAAATATAACTCCTTACTGCTGATCTATGCAACTGCTGCCACAGTAAATGCTGCAGCGCTCTCACTAAACATGGAGTGCTGTCCCATCTCTTtttatacacatatatatatatatataaatacaaatatgacctttcagatttttttatataaactgaACTACTCTAACATTTTCCTGTAGCAGGAAAGTTATATTTTATAGCTCTACCTCTTGTTTTAGATTCAAATCTTATTACGAACAAATGATTCTTGGAGTTTTGAGATTTTCTCTCTGTCCTTTCCTAGAATTGCaataatttaagaaatgtgCTGTATTATAGCTtgtaaaggaaataaaatagagatttaatataattaaatataaattaacagAACACAGTTGAGTGTGCTGATTTGAttgcttctgtttgtttataaTCAAATCTTTTACACCTTTtcttcaaaactgttttttattaacatatttttgttttctgttgatttttaaaaagt
This region includes:
- the slc4a4a gene encoding solute carrier family 4 member 4a isoform X9; its protein translation is MSLIEISPAAERIRFILGEDDDGPAPPQLFTELDELLEVDGQEMEWKETARWIKFEEKVEKGGERWSKPHVATLSLHSLLELRTCIEKGTIMLDMEASTLPQVVEMITDNQIEIGQLKADLKDKVMYTLLRKHRHQTKKSNLRSLADIGKTVSSASRLFSNQDNARSPLENSVTCLSGHISMEDLQNQRSTSMDWLNSPTTTHKNLASSSMNDISDKPEKDQLKNKFMKKLPRDAEASNVLVGEVDFLDAPFVAFVRLQQAVMLGALTEVPVPTRFLFILLGPKGKAKSYHEIGRAIATLMSDEVFHDIAYKAKDRQDLLAGIDEFLDEVIVLPPGEWDPTIRIEPPKSLPSSDKRKNMYAGGDSQMNGDMPHDGGHGGGGGHAMGDELKKTGRFCGGLLLDIKRKAPFFISDFTDALHIQALSAILFIYLGTVTNAITFGGLLGDATENMQGVLESFLGTAVAGGVFCLLGGQPLIILSSTGPVLVFERLLFNFSRDNDFDYMEFRLWIGLWSAFFCLVLVATDASFLVKYFTRFTEEGFSCLISFIFIYDAFKKMIKLAHHYPINSVYSMENITQYGCLCMGPTLLENETELLDDPLEDASVWYMNYTGLPPNRSWSSLTKSECLMYKGELVGESCGYVPDITLMSFILFFGTYTTSMCLKKFKTSPFFPTTVRKLISDFAIILAILIFCGVDIFVGVDTPKLIVPTEFKPTSSKRGWFVPPFGGNPWWVYLVSALPALLVTILIFMDQQITAVIVNRKEHKLKKGAGYHLDLFWVAVLMVVCSFMGLPWYVAATVISIAHIDSLKMETETSAPGEQPKFLGVREQRVTGVVVFLLTGLSVFMSPILKFIPMPVLYGVFLYMGVASLNGVQFMDRLKLLLMPAKHQPDLVYLRHVPLRKVHLFTFIQILCLALLWILKSTVAAIIFPVMILALVAVRKAMDYMISQHDLSFLDDVIPEKDKKKKEDEKKKCGSLDSDGEDERSPSHSLIDTHRAEQLRFYQDSYLSSPEMTPLKSVPQIRIDMEPEDEDTFYWRGRGSETSL
- the slc4a4a gene encoding solute carrier family 4 member 4a isoform X10, yielding MEWKETARWIKFEEKVEKGGERWSKPHVATLSLHSLLELRTCIEKGTIMLDMEASTLPQVVEMITDNQIEIGQLKADLKDKVMYTLLRKHRHQTKKSNLRSLADIGKTVSSASRLFSNQDNARSPLENSVTCLSGHISMEDLQNQRSTSMDWLNSPTTTHKNLASSSMNDISDKPEKDQLKNKFMKKLPRDAEASNVLVGEVDFLDAPFVAFVRLQQAVMLGALTEVPVPTRFLFILLGPKGKAKSYHEIGRAIATLMSDEVFHDIAYKAKDRQDLLAGIDEFLDEVIVLPPGEWDPTIRIEPPKSLPSSDKRKNMYAGGDSQMNGDMPHDGGHGGGGGHAMGDELKKTGRFCGGLLLDIKRKAPFFISDFTDALHIQALSAILFIYLGTVTNAITFGGLLGDATENMQGVLESFLGTAVAGGVFCLLGGQPLIILSSTGPVLVFERLLFNFSRDNDFDYMEFRLWIGLWSAFFCLVLVATDASFLVKYFTRFTEEGFSCLISFIFIYDAFKKMIKLAHHYPINSVYSMENITQYGCLCMGPTLLENETELLDDPLEDASVWYMNYTGLPPNRSWSSLTKSECLMYKGELVGESCGYVPDITLMSFILFFGTYTTSMCLKKFKTSPFFPTTVRKLISDFAIILAILIFCGVDIFVGVDTPKLIVPTEFKPTSSKRGWFVPPFGGNPWWVYLVSALPALLVTILIFMDQQITAVIVNRKEHKLKKGAGYHLDLFWVAVLMVVCSFMGLPWYVAATVISIAHIDSLKMETETSAPGEQPKFLGVREQRVTGVVVFLLTGLSVFMSPILKFIPMPVLYGVFLYMGVASLNGVQFMDRLKLLLMPAKHQPDLVYLRHVPLRKVHLFTFIQILCLALLWILKSTVAAIIFPVMILALVAVRKAMDYMISQHDLSFLDDVIPEKDKKKKEDEKKKCGSLDSDGEDERSPSHSLIDTHRAEQLRFYQDSYLSSPEMTPLKSVPQIRIDMEPEDEDTFYWRGRGSETSL